A region of the Candidatus Hydrogenedentota bacterium genome:
TTCGCAACTGGGCGGGGCGTGGACCAACTTTCGCGGTCCGGATTCAAGCAATATCGTTCAAGACGCTCCTAAACTGGCGGAGACATGGGGCGCCGAAGGACCCAAGGTGGTTTGGAGCACTCCGGTGGGCGACGGCTATGCGGCCCCGGTCGTGCTGGATGGGCGCGTGTTCTTGATGGACTATGACGTCGAAAAGCGGATGGACGCGATTCGGTGCTTTTCGTTGGACGACGGACGGGAGATTTGGCGGCGTTCGTACGGAATCAATATTAAGCGCAATCACGGCATGTCGCGAACAATTCCAGCCGTGACCAAAGACTATCTCGTTGTTATGGGGCCGAAATGTCAGGTTGTCTGTTTGGACACGGCGACGGGCGATTTTCGGTGGGGGATCGATCTTCAGCAGGATTACGGGACCACCGAGCCGTTGTGGTATACGGGGCAGTGTCCGATTATCGAAGACAACAAGGTGATCCTGGCTCCGTGCGGGAAGGACGTATTGATGATGGCCGTGGATTGTGCCACGGGCGAGGTGGTGTGGAAGACGCCGAATCCGCACGGATGGAACATGTCGCATTCGTCAATCGTGCCGATGACGTTGCTGGGTGAGAAGATGTACGTGTACGGCGCGTTAGGCGGCATGGCTGGAGTATCGGGTGCGCCAGACAAGGCAGGCAAGCTGCTTTGGGAGATTCCGTGGGACGCGAAGGTCGTTGCCCCGTCCCCCGTGAAGGTGGGAGAAGACGAGATCTTCGCGACGGCAGGATACGGACGCGGAAGCCGGTTGCTGAAATTGGCGAAGACCGGCGACACGATGAGCGTGAACGTGGTCTACGACAAGCCGCCAGACCAAGTGCTCTCGTGCGAGCAGCAGACCCCCATCTTTCTCAACGGACTTCTGTACGGCATCATGCCGAAAGACGCGGGTGCGTTGAAGGGGCAGTTTGTATGCTACAAGCCGGACGGCACGCTGGTCTGGTCGAGCGGGCAGGACAATCGCTTCGGGTTAGGCCCGTTTATGGTTGCCGACAATAAGTTCTTCATTTTGGGAGACGACGGCGAACTGACAATGGCCGACGCAACGAAGCAGGAGTATGTGCAACTGGCGCAGGCTCCAGTGCTGAAGGGACACGACGCATGGGGCCCGCTTGCATTGGCGGGATCCCGGTTGTTGTTGCGTGATATGAACACATTGGCCTGCGTCGAGTTGGGTGCAGCCTCGTAAGAGAAGACTGAGCGCGAGATGAAAGAACCGGTTCGACAACTGAAACACACGTGGATAGCGGCGGTCGCCATACCGGCGATTGGGGTGGCGTACTTTGTGCTGCTCGGAACGAGTGATTTTCCGGAGCCCGGCGCGAACACGGTGTACGACATCCAGGAGTTCGAAGACCTCGACAAAATCGAGACCAACTACGACGAGAAGACACCGATCGTTCCTAATGTGGAAAATCCGCGCGCGCTAGCGGTTGCGCAGGACAAGTTGTACGTCGGGGCGCAAGACGCAGTGCTTGTGTTTGATGGAAATGATGCCGAGATTGCCCGCTACGCACTTCCGGGAACGCCGAATTGCATTGCGGTGGCTCCGGACGGCGTTGTATACGCCGGCATCCGCAACAAGGTGCATGTATTGGATGCGAGTGGCGCTGCGAAGGCGGAGTGGGCGAAAGACTTTGCCGATCGGAGTTATATCACGTCGATAGCGGTTCACGGCGAGGACGTGTACGTCGCCGACGCTGGCAAGCGAGTGGTTTACCGGTTCAATCGCGAAGGTGTCGTTCAAGCGCGAATCGGAGAGAAGGATCCTGCACGGGACATTCCCGGGCTCGAAGTGCCGAGTCCGTATCTTGACCTGGCAATCAATCCAGACGGTGACGTGTGGGTGGTGAATCCAGGCAAGCTCGGCCTGGAGCAGTATCGAAAGGACGGCAGCCTGGTAACGTCGTGGTACCGGCCTTCATTGAAACTGGAGGGGTTTCCGGGCTGCTGCAATCCGACGCATATTGCCTTCGACGGCAAGGGAGAGTTGTACACCTGCGAGAAGGGTTTGGTTCGCGTGAAATCGTTCGAGGTCACGTCAGGCGCGTTTGAAGGGCTGGTTGCGGGTTCCAAGTTGTTTCCACAGGAACAATCGCTCCGGGACCTCGTTGTCGATACGAAGAATCGTCTGCTTGTGTTGGATGGCCAACGGAAGGCGATTCGGGTGTTTGCACTCAAGGAGACTGCACATGTTCCCGCAACACATCAGCCGACATGATTTTCTGCAGGCCCTCGGAAGAGGGGGAATGCTGGCGGGTATTCTGGGCGTGGCGATAGCCGCGCTTCACGGCAAGAAGACCGTGAGCGAATGCATCAGCGAGAACCATTGCGCTTCGTGCTGGGCATATGACGGGTGCGCGCTGCCTGAAAAGAAGGAGACGACGAATGAGTGAAGGACACGGAATCGATCGGCGCGACTTCATGCGAGGCGCCGCAGCCGCTGCATTCGTCGGTGGAGCCTACGCGGCCGTTGGCGACAAGGGCGAGGAAATGGTCTGGCAGTTAGACCCGAACAAGTGTACGCAGTGCGGCCGCTGTTCCACGCACTGCGTGCTGAATCCCTCTGCCGTGAAGTGCATGAATCAGTTCAACATTTGCGGATATTGCGACCTTTGCTTTGGATATCTGCAGCCGGGGTCGAGAGGCCGCGACACGGGGGCGGAGAACGAGCTGTGCCCGACCGCGGCCATCAAGCGGACCTACATCGAAGACCCGTACTACGAATACGTAATTGAAGAAGAGAAGTGCATTGGATGCGCGAAGTGCGTGAAGGCGTGTCTGGTCTTTGGCAATGCCTCGTTCTACCTGCAAATCCGCCAGGACATCTGCATCAACTGCAATGAGTGTTCGATAGCAAAGGCCTGTCCGTCCGATTCGTTCAAGCGCGTGCCGAAGTTACAGCCGTACATCTATCTGACGGGCGACGTAAGCACGACAAAGTCGCAGCCGTCGTCCGACCCCAATCCACCGCAAACTACACTGGGTCCGCGTAGTGAAAACAGTTAGGTCATTATTGGTCGTAGGACTGTTTCTTCTGCCCGCGATGCTGAGCGTCGCGGCAGAGATGCGCTTTCCGCCGCCGGACTTTCAGACGGACTACAAGATCCCCGATCTGAACTCGCCGGCTCCGGTGAGCAGCAACGGGACCCGGGACGCGATCATATTATTCATCGCGTTGTCGGTGACAACGTGGATGGTGTTCAAAGCGCGGTCACGGCGGGGCCTGTTCATTATCAGTATCTTCTCGCTGGCCTATTTCGGTTTTTATCGCACGGGGTGTATCTGCCCCGTGGGGTCCACGCAAAACGTGATGGCTGCCGTGTTTTTGCCCGACGTGGGTGTATCGGTTGCGGTGCTTTCGTTCTTCGTGATGCCGCTGCTGTTCTCGTTATTCTTTGGCCGGGTGTTTTGCGCGTCGGTGTGTCCGCTGGGAGCAATTCAAGAGTTGGTGGCGATAGCACCGATACGTATTTCACCTGCGCTGGACCGCACGCTGGGCTTGGGTCGGTACGTCTACTTGGGTCTCGCTGTGCTGGGCGTTGCCACCGGTTCGGGGTTCTTCATCTGCCGTTGGGATCCGTTTGTCGGGATCTACCGAATGGGGCATAGCTTTGGGATGCTCCTCGCGGGTGGCGCGATTCTGACGTTGGGGATTTTTGTGGCTCGGCCGTATTGCCGGTTCTTGTGTCCCTACGGGATCATGCTGGGATGGATGTCGCGCTTTTCCAAGTGGCACCTCGATATTCCGCCATCGCCGTGTGTGAAATGCAGGTTGTGCGAGAATTCGTGTCCTTACAATGCGATCAACATGCCGATCCCATCGCATCTTGTGGGCGATCCGGAAGCCGGGAAGCGGAGAATCCGCAGACTGGTGTATGTTTCGCCGCTGATCATTGCGGTTGGCGCGACGCTGGGATACCTTTCCTACGAGCCTCTTTCGCGGATGCATCCAAAGGTGGCGCTGAGCGAGCGTATTGCCGCCGAGAACATTGGAAAGCTGACGACGGATACGCTGGAAACACGAACGTTTCGCGCGGGCAAGCAGACCGTCGATGAATTGAACGCACAAGCGGTACAGATTCGCGAGTACTTTAAGACCGGCGGCGCGTGGTTTGGCGGGTTTCTCGCGCTGATTATCTGTCTGAAGTTGATCGGTCTTTCCACCGCGCCGAAGCGCGACATCTATACGCCCAACAAAGAGACCTGTTTCAGTTGCGGGCGCTGTTACCCGTACTGTCCAGTTGAACCCTTACCGAAACGAAGTTGAGCCATGCTGGAAAAGAAAGAATTCGAGACCAACGATTTTTTGTGGCGGTTGTCAAGTGCGGTAGCCGTAGTATCGGGGTTGTTTTCTCTGATCGTATTTCTACTGCTCATTTTCAACTACGTGCAGATTCGAAACATTGACCCGATCGACAATCTGTTGATAACGCAGATGCGCCAGGAATACGCGTCGCTTCCCGAGAAAGACGATGCGTTGGCGCAGCGCATCCGCGATCTCGACTTGTTGAATCGCAAAGCGTTCTTCACGAGCCAGCATCATCTGCGTACCGGGGCCGTTTTGCTATTCATCGGTGTTTCAATATTCATGATCTCCTTCAAGGGAGCGTTTCGCTGGAAGCGCGAGCTGCCCAAGCTGGACGAAACGCCGACTGCGGACAAGGAATTTCTCGCGTTTGCACAGTCACGGCAATTGATAACGTGGGCCGGGGTAGGGATCTTGGCGTTAGGCATGGCTTCCGCGCTGCTGACGGAAAGCCTCGTGATGAAGAACGCGAACGCTAGCGTTGCGCCAGAGGGAGGCGATGCCGCGAAAGCGGGCGATGGAAAAGAACCTATACAAGTCGCGAAAGCGGAGATCGCGCTTCCTACGTGGGATTCGATGGAAAAGAACTGGCCGAGTTTCCGGGGACCAGGCTCGTTGGCGACAGCGCATTTCACGACGGCGCCGGTGGATTGGGACATAGCGACGGGGAGCGGGGTGCGTTGGAAAGTGGAGATACCGCTGCCTGGCGCAAATTCGCCGGTGATCTGGGAAAACAAGTTGTTTGTATCGGGTGCGGACAAGGACAAGCGGGAGATCTACTGCTTCGATATCAACGAGGGAAAGGTTCTGTGGTCGAAGACGGTTGAGGATCTGCCGGGCGGATCGCAAGCGCCGCCGAAAGTGAGCGAAGACACGGGTTACGCCGCGCCGAGCATGGTCGCTCATGGCGGACGTGTGTTCGCAATCTTCGCCGAAGGGGACTTGGTCGCGTACGACCTTGATGGGAACCGTTTATGGGGAATCAACGTCGGCGTGCCGCAGAACCACTATGGACATTCGTCGTCGTTGTTGGCGTACGACAAGTTCTTGTACGTGCAGCTCGATCAGAAGGTCGATCCGAAGCTGATGGCGCTTGATGTGGCCACCGGGAAGCAGTTGTGGATGGCGAAGCGCTCAACGATTTCGTGGGCCTCGCCGATTCTTGCACAGACGGATTTTGGCCCGCAACTTATACTGAATTCCGAGGAGACGGTGGACGCGTATGACCCGATTACGGGCACACAGTTGTGGAGTCAGGTATGTCTGAGCGGAGAAGTCGCGCCGTCTCCGTGTTACAAGAACGGGATTGTCTTCGCGGCGAACGAATACGCGGTCGCTACTGCGATCCAACTGGAGAAGCCAGGCGACGCGATAGAACCGAAGGTGCTCTGGGAGTATGACGAGTACTTGCCGGAAGTTGCGAGCCCCGTGGGTGATGGAGAGCGCTTTTACTTCGGCACGAGCGGAGGGACGCTGGTCTGTCTCAACGCAAAGACCGGAGAGAAACTCTGGTCAGAAGATATGTCGGACGGATTCTATTCCTCGCCGGTGTTGGTGGGCGACCGCATCTACGTAGCGGATACCGGGGGGAAGATGTACATCGTCAAGGCGAGTTCCACGTTTGAATTGATCGCTACGCGCGATATGGGCGAACAGGTATTTGCGACTCCCGCGTTTATGGACGGGCGCATGTACGTGCGTACACAGAAACACTTGTATTGTATAGAGCAGAAGGCCAATGCATGAGACAGCCACGATAGCGGCGGACATCGAACTCGCCGAGATTGACCGGATCGTAGAGGAGAACGGACGCGGACCGGAAGCTGTGATTCCGATTCTTCAGGCGATTCAGTCGAAGTATCGCTACTTGCCGACGCCCGCGCTGATGCGCGTATGCGAACTGACGGAGATTACACCGGCCAGTATCGAAGGCGTCGCGACGTTCTACTCGCAATTCCGCCGAGACCCGGTCGGCAAGCACGTTGTCAGCCTGTGCGACGGAACCGCGTGTCACGTCAAGGGCGCGGAAGACGTGCACGAAGCGATGAATCTTGAGCTGGGCATGGAGAAGGGGAAGGACACCGACCCGGACGGAAGATACACAATTCGCAAGGTCGCGTGCCTGGGATGCTGCTCGCTTGCGCCCGCGATGCAGATCGACGGGGTAACGTATGCCCATGTGAGTTCGGAGACGATTCCCAGTGTCCTGCTCGATTTCGAGAAGAGGCAGGCGGAAGAGTCGCGCCAGAACGGCGAAAAGAAGCGCGAGGTTAAAGAGACCGGAGCGGAGATCCGGATCGGTTTGGACTCCTGCTGCGTGGCGAGCGGAACCGATCGCATCGAGTTGGCCATTCAGCGCGCGCTGGCAGAAATCGAATCGGACGTACCGATTAAGCACGTGAGCTGTGTGCATATGTGCCATTCGGTGCCTGTTATCGAAGTAATCGAGCCGAACAAGAAGCCGACACTGTACACGAAGGTTAAAGAAGAAGATGTGTCCGCGATTGTCGCGCGGCACTTCAAGCCGCGCAATCCCTTCCGTTGGGTGCAATCATCATTACTGCGATGGACAGAGCACCTGTACGGCGGCGTGGACGACGGTGAAATACTCGAACGTCACGAAGGTGAAATTCGGGAAGACGTGGTCTCCACTTTCTTGGGTGGACAGTATCACATTGCGACGGAACACCGAGGAGATCTAAATCCTGGCGATCTGGGTGAGTACTTGCGCCGGGGCGGGTTTATGGCGGTGGAGAAGTGTCTGTTCGGAAAAGCGAACGGACGTGCTTTGATGACGTTCCATCGCGGGAACGGTCATGGCGAGCCTCCATCCGGAACTCCGTGGACCCAGCAGCAGATCATCGATGAGATTACGGCAAGTGGTTTGCGCGGTCGCGGCGGAGCAGGTTTCCCCACGGGCAAAAAGCTTCAGTTTGTGCATGACGCTCCGGGCGACAAGAAGTACATCATCTGCAACGGGGACGAAGGCGATCCTGGCGCGTTCATGGACCGGATGATTTTGGAGTCGTACTCCTACCGAGTGCTTGAAGGGATGATCATTGCGTCGCTTGCCGTGGGCGCAGATGAAGGGTATCTGTACATTCGCGCCGAGTATCCACTGGCGACGAAACGCATGCGCAGTTCCATTCTCGAATGCGAGGCAGCGGGGCTGTTGGGAGACAACATCCTGGGAAGCGGGAAGTCACTCCGGCTGCATGTGAAGGAAGGCGCCGGCGCGTTCGTCTGCGGAGAAGAGACGGCGCTGATCGCGTCGCTGGAAGGCAAGCGGGGAATGCCGACGATACGGCCGCCGTATCCGGCGCAGTGCGGGCTGCACGGGTGTCCCACGCTAATCAACAACACCGAAACGCTTTCGATGATCCCGTGGATTGTTCGCAATGGAGCGTCGAAGTTTGCCGCGTTGGGCACCGAACGCAGCAAGGGGACCAAAGTCTTCTCGCTGGCGGGCAAGATCCGGCATGGCGGACTAATCGAAGTGCCAATGGGGATCACCATCAATGAGATCGTGAACGGCATTGGCGGTGGAATTGCCAACGGACGGAAGTTTAAGGCAATCCTCGTGGGCGGGCCTTCGGGCGGTTGCATCCCCGCATCGATGGGCGATACGCCCGTAGACTACGAGGCCCTGTCGCAAGCGGGAGCTATGATGGGGTCCGGAGGCATGGTCGTCTTGGACGACTCGGACTGTATCGTCGAAATGTGCCGTTACTTCCTGTCGTTCACGCAACATGAGTCGTGCGGGAAGTGTTCGCCGTGCCGCATTGGAACGATGCGACTGAAAGAGATGCTCACGCGCCTGACCATGGGAAAGGGACAGGCCAGCGATTTGGACTTGTTGGAGCAGTTGAGTCGCGTGGTGAAGGACCAGAGCCTGTGCGGTCTCGGCAAGACGGCTCCAAATCCGGTGCTTACCGCATTGAAGTATTTCAAGGAAGAGTTCGAGGCGCACGTGAAGGGGTACTGCCCCGCGGGCAAGTGCAAAGCCCTGATTGACTACTGGGTCGAGGACAACTGCATTGGGTGCACGAAGTGTGCGCAGGTGTGTCCGGTCGACTGCATCGATACAGCGCCGTTCAAAATGCACTTCATTCAATTGGATACGTGTACGCGATGCGACGCGTGCCTGGTTGCGTGCCCGGTGGACGCGATCAAGGCGGGTTCGCGCACGAAAGAGCAACGGGAGAAGGCTCTGTGCCCACAATAGTCATCAATAACCGCAGCATTGAGGTAGCCCCCGGCACCACCATCCTTCAGGCGGCGCGCTCGCTGGAAATCGATATCCCCACGCTGTGTTATTGGGAAGGCGTGCGCGCGATGAACTCGTGCATGTTGTGCGTGGTGCGGAACACGAAGACCGGGCAGTTGCTGCCTTCCTGTTCGTCGTTGGTTCAGGACGGCATGACGGTCGAGACCGACACGGGAGACGTTTGCTCTTCGCGCAAGGAAGTGCTGGAACTCATCATCAGTGAACACATCGGCGACTGTGAGGCTCCTTGCACGCACACGTGCCCCGCTTCGATGAACATTCCGGTGATGATGCGGCAAATCTACGAAGGCGATTTCGATGCCGCGGCATACACGGTCACCAACGGACTCGTGTTTCCGGGCACGCTCGGACACGTGTGCCCGGCCCCGTGCGAAAACCCGTGCAGGCGCAAATCGTACGACCAGACCATGGAAATACGTTTCCTTCACAGGAATGTTGCGGAGAAGGCGCGTAAAGAGAATCCCGAGTTGTTGGAGTGTCCGCCGGATACAGGGCGGCGGATTGCAATCGTCGGTGGTGGCATGGCGGGGATGGCGGCGGCGTGGGTGCTCCGTAAAAGGGGCCACGCCGTGGTGCTCTTCGAGAAGGAGGCTGTGGCGGGCGGCAAGTTGCGCAAGCTCACGGAAGAAGAGTTGCCGAAAGAAGTGCTCGACGCCGAGATTGAGAATGTGCGGCGCCTGGGTGTGGAGTTCCGCTACGGGCAGGAAGTGAATGGCGAGTTGGCCGACATTCAGGCGGAATTCGACGCGGTAATACTCGCGTGTAACGGCGTTGGCAAGCCGGGCGGGAAGATATTCGAGGCGAAGGAGCACAAGCTGAATGTACGCGCGGTTGGCAATGGAAAGACCGCGGCGGTTTGGGTGGACAAGTATCTGAACAGTATCGAGGGCCCCGCCGAACCGGAGTTGTTCGAGAGCAAGATCGGAAAGATGGAGAAGTTCGAGCTCGAGAATTTGCGGGTGCACAACGAAAACAAAGAATCCATGCCGGTTGCCACTATCGACGGACCGCGTGTCGATTTGCGGAAGGAAGCGGGACGTTGCCTGCACTGCGATTGCCGGAAGCGCGTGTCGTGCGGACTACGGAAATGGTCCTCTTTCTACGGCGCAGAGAAGCGCAAGTACAACACCACCGAGGAGCGCGATTTCCGAATCATCGGCAAAGGGAATGTGATGTTCGAGCCGGGCAAGTGCATCCGCTGCGGTCTATGCGTGGCGATTGCCGAAAAGCACGGCGAGGATATCGGTCTCGCGTTCATCGGGCGCGGATTCGACCTGGAGATTCGCGTACCGTTCGATCACAGCTTCGACGAAGCGCTGGTGAAATCTGCCGAAGAATGCGTAGCCGCATGTCCGACGGCTGCTATTTCATTCCGCAACAAGGAAGACATCGTAGGCTGTCACACCACGACGTGGATCGAGCTTTGAGATGCAGTGCCGCTCGCTGATCTACTGACAGCGGACGTTCTCCGCCAGTTTATTTCAGCTTCCTGTCAGACGAGGCCGAGCGTAAACGCGAGCGTGAAGTAGATTCCCACAATCAAGAAGATGCTTCCGGTGGCATAGCGTGCCCAGCGCTCGGCGCGACCGACTTGAGCGAAGATGGCAGCCACCTTGTGGGCCATTGTCGCGATGAGAATGCTGAATAGCATCACCGGCAGTGCAACACCGACGGCATAGGCTGCGGGCAGAATCAAAGCGGACTCATTCGCTATCGCGAGCGGCAAGAGACTGAAGAAGAAGAGGGCGGCTGTGGTCGGGCAGAAGGACATGGCAAAGACAATGCCAAGCAAGGCCGCAATCCAGAATCCCCCCGCGTTGGAATGCCGGTGCGCCCACGCTTTCAGCCTGCCTGA
Encoded here:
- the nuoE gene encoding NADH-quinone oxidoreductase subunit NuoE codes for the protein MHETATIAADIELAEIDRIVEENGRGPEAVIPILQAIQSKYRYLPTPALMRVCELTEITPASIEGVATFYSQFRRDPVGKHVVSLCDGTACHVKGAEDVHEAMNLELGMEKGKDTDPDGRYTIRKVACLGCCSLAPAMQIDGVTYAHVSSETIPSVLLDFEKRQAEESRQNGEKKREVKETGAEIRIGLDSCCVASGTDRIELAIQRALAEIESDVPIKHVSCVHMCHSVPVIEVIEPNKKPTLYTKVKEEDVSAIVARHFKPRNPFRWVQSSLLRWTEHLYGGVDDGEILERHEGEIREDVVSTFLGGQYHIATEHRGDLNPGDLGEYLRRGGFMAVEKCLFGKANGRALMTFHRGNGHGEPPSGTPWTQQQIIDEITASGLRGRGGAGFPTGKKLQFVHDAPGDKKYIICNGDEGDPGAFMDRMILESYSYRVLEGMIIASLAVGADEGYLYIRAEYPLATKRMRSSILECEAAGLLGDNILGSGKSLRLHVKEGAGAFVCGEETALIASLEGKRGMPTIRPPYPAQCGLHGCPTLINNTETLSMIPWIVRNGASKFAALGTERSKGTKVFSLAGKIRHGGLIEVPMGITINEIVNGIGGGIANGRKFKAILVGGPSGGCIPASMGDTPVDYEALSQAGAMMGSGGMVVLDDSDCIVEMCRYFLSFTQHESCGKCSPCRIGTMRLKEMLTRLTMGKGQASDLDLLEQLSRVVKDQSLCGLGKTAPNPVLTALKYFKEEFEAHVKGYCPAGKCKALIDYWVEDNCIGCTKCAQVCPVDCIDTAPFKMHFIQLDTCTRCDACLVACPVDAIKAGSRTKEQREKALCPQ
- a CDS encoding FAD-dependent oxidoreductase is translated as MPTIVINNRSIEVAPGTTILQAARSLEIDIPTLCYWEGVRAMNSCMLCVVRNTKTGQLLPSCSSLVQDGMTVETDTGDVCSSRKEVLELIISEHIGDCEAPCTHTCPASMNIPVMMRQIYEGDFDAAAYTVTNGLVFPGTLGHVCPAPCENPCRRKSYDQTMEIRFLHRNVAEKARKENPELLECPPDTGRRIAIVGGGMAGMAAAWVLRKRGHAVVLFEKEAVAGGKLRKLTEEELPKEVLDAEIENVRRLGVEFRYGQEVNGELADIQAEFDAVILACNGVGKPGGKIFEAKEHKLNVRAVGNGKTAAVWVDKYLNSIEGPAEPELFESKIGKMEKFELENLRVHNENKESMPVATIDGPRVDLRKEAGRCLHCDCRKRVSCGLRKWSSFYGAEKRKYNTTEERDFRIIGKGNVMFEPGKCIRCGLCVAIAEKHGEDIGLAFIGRGFDLEIRVPFDHSFDEALVKSAEECVAACPTAAISFRNKEDIVGCHTTTWIEL
- a CDS encoding ferredoxin, producing MSEGHGIDRRDFMRGAAAAAFVGGAYAAVGDKGEEMVWQLDPNKCTQCGRCSTHCVLNPSAVKCMNQFNICGYCDLCFGYLQPGSRGRDTGAENELCPTAAIKRTYIEDPYYEYVIEEEKCIGCAKCVKACLVFGNASFYLQIRQDICINCNECSIAKACPSDSFKRVPKLQPYIYLTGDVSTTKSQPSSDPNPPQTTLGPRSENS
- a CDS encoding PQQ-like beta-propeller repeat protein; the encoded protein is MMSLRINLATVGSNPRTSRAVIGATTAFCSIVSLVTIVVWLSSNPTRALEAQIPGKDGAPAPGTVKAAKINLAGVFETFDGQPSQLGGAWTNFRGPDSSNIVQDAPKLAETWGAEGPKVVWSTPVGDGYAAPVVLDGRVFLMDYDVEKRMDAIRCFSLDDGREIWRRSYGINIKRNHGMSRTIPAVTKDYLVVMGPKCQVVCLDTATGDFRWGIDLQQDYGTTEPLWYTGQCPIIEDNKVILAPCGKDVLMMAVDCATGEVVWKTPNPHGWNMSHSSIVPMTLLGEKMYVYGALGGMAGVSGAPDKAGKLLWEIPWDAKVVAPSPVKVGEDEIFATAGYGRGSRLLKLAKTGDTMSVNVVYDKPPDQVLSCEQQTPIFLNGLLYGIMPKDAGALKGQFVCYKPDGTLVWSSGQDNRFGLGPFMVADNKFFILGDDGELTMADATKQEYVQLAQAPVLKGHDAWGPLALAGSRLLLRDMNTLACVELGAAS
- a CDS encoding PQQ-binding-like beta-propeller repeat protein; this translates as MLEKKEFETNDFLWRLSSAVAVVSGLFSLIVFLLLIFNYVQIRNIDPIDNLLITQMRQEYASLPEKDDALAQRIRDLDLLNRKAFFTSQHHLRTGAVLLFIGVSIFMISFKGAFRWKRELPKLDETPTADKEFLAFAQSRQLITWAGVGILALGMASALLTESLVMKNANASVAPEGGDAAKAGDGKEPIQVAKAEIALPTWDSMEKNWPSFRGPGSLATAHFTTAPVDWDIATGSGVRWKVEIPLPGANSPVIWENKLFVSGADKDKREIYCFDINEGKVLWSKTVEDLPGGSQAPPKVSEDTGYAAPSMVAHGGRVFAIFAEGDLVAYDLDGNRLWGINVGVPQNHYGHSSSLLAYDKFLYVQLDQKVDPKLMALDVATGKQLWMAKRSTISWASPILAQTDFGPQLILNSEETVDAYDPITGTQLWSQVCLSGEVAPSPCYKNGIVFAANEYAVATAIQLEKPGDAIEPKVLWEYDEYLPEVASPVGDGERFYFGTSGGTLVCLNAKTGEKLWSEDMSDGFYSSPVLVGDRIYVADTGGKMYIVKASSTFELIATRDMGEQVFATPAFMDGRMYVRTQKHLYCIEQKANA
- a CDS encoding cytochrome c biogenesis protein CcdA, whose protein sequence is MREFAFAIGAAFWFGFLTSISPCLLATNVAAISFLARRMNSLRHVLFSSLCYIVGQAAAFVILAMCLVNSLLSAPLVSHWLQKYMFRLLGPILILCALFLLELISVQFGSGRLKAWAHRHSNAGGFWIAALLGIVFAMSFCPTTAALFFFSLLPLAIANESALILPAAYAVGVALPVMLFSILIATMAHKVAAIFAQVGRAERWARYATGSIFLIVGIYFTLAFTLGLV
- a CDS encoding 4Fe-4S binding protein, whose amino-acid sequence is MKTVRSLLVVGLFLLPAMLSVAAEMRFPPPDFQTDYKIPDLNSPAPVSSNGTRDAIILFIALSVTTWMVFKARSRRGLFIISIFSLAYFGFYRTGCICPVGSTQNVMAAVFLPDVGVSVAVLSFFVMPLLFSLFFGRVFCASVCPLGAIQELVAIAPIRISPALDRTLGLGRYVYLGLAVLGVATGSGFFICRWDPFVGIYRMGHSFGMLLAGGAILTLGIFVARPYCRFLCPYGIMLGWMSRFSKWHLDIPPSPCVKCRLCENSCPYNAINMPIPSHLVGDPEAGKRRIRRLVYVSPLIIAVGATLGYLSYEPLSRMHPKVALSERIAAENIGKLTTDTLETRTFRAGKQTVDELNAQAVQIREYFKTGGAWFGGFLALIICLKLIGLSTAPKRDIYTPNKETCFSCGRCYPYCPVEPLPKRS